In one Sphingobacterium daejeonense genomic region, the following are encoded:
- a CDS encoding aldo/keto reductase translates to MQYNKVGHSDLKISEVGLGAMSLVQGQDDTNSYIINHARGLGINYLDTSDLYDKGKNEELIGRLLSGERDKWILASKVGNKWREDGSGWDWKPSKDYILKAVEDSLRRLKTDYLDLYQLHGGTIDDPFDEIVEAFEILVKQGKIRYYGISSIRPNVFLNYAEHSNIVSDMMQYSILDRRPEEYFPELAKRNISVLARGTVAQGLLIKKAAQKYLSYSVHDVLDIQKRINSIANDLNVSSLALALKYPLLHEPVACCVLGIRTKTQVNALDNVFQEMSTLNIDSYSPLFNVLPKEIKYQDHRK, encoded by the coding sequence ATGCAATATAATAAAGTAGGTCATTCAGATTTGAAAATTTCTGAGGTAGGGCTGGGAGCGATGTCCTTGGTTCAAGGTCAGGATGATACCAATTCTTACATCATAAATCATGCTAGGGGATTGGGAATCAATTATCTCGATACTTCAGATCTATATGATAAAGGTAAAAATGAAGAATTAATAGGGAGACTTCTTTCTGGTGAGCGTGATAAATGGATTTTAGCATCCAAGGTAGGTAATAAGTGGCGCGAAGATGGAAGTGGATGGGATTGGAAACCGAGTAAAGATTATATTCTTAAAGCTGTAGAAGATTCACTCAGACGTTTAAAAACTGACTATCTTGATCTTTATCAGCTGCATGGCGGAACTATTGATGATCCTTTTGACGAGATTGTTGAAGCATTTGAAATACTGGTAAAGCAGGGGAAAATCCGTTATTACGGGATTTCATCTATTCGACCAAATGTATTTCTTAATTATGCTGAGCATAGTAATATAGTTTCAGATATGATGCAGTACAGTATCTTGGATCGTAGACCAGAAGAATATTTTCCAGAATTGGCAAAAAGAAATATTTCGGTACTAGCAAGGGGAACAGTTGCTCAAGGGCTTTTAATCAAGAAAGCAGCACAAAAATATCTTAGTTATTCTGTCCATGATGTCCTTGATATTCAAAAGAGAATAAATTCCATCGCTAATGATCTGAATGTATCAAGTCTTGCATTAGCTTTAAAATATCCTTTATTACATGAGCCAGTTGCTTGTTGTGTGCTGGGCATAAGAACCAAAACACAGGTAAATGCATTGGATAATGTATTCCAAGAAATGAGCACATTAAATATTGATTCTTACAGTCCTTTATTTAATGTACTGCCAAAAGAAATTAAGTATCAGGACCATAGGAAATAA